A single genomic interval of Nitratidesulfovibrio sp. SRB-5 harbors:
- the rplR gene encoding 50S ribosomal protein L18 encodes MTMTKNDARKRRKVRIRKKIAGSTERPRLVVYRSNLHVYAQIVDDATGATLVATSTLAIGKAQAGAHCNKAGAELVGKEIARLAGEKSIKRVVFDRNGYLYHGRIKAVADGAREGGLEF; translated from the coding sequence ATGACGATGACCAAGAACGATGCCAGAAAGCGGCGCAAAGTCCGCATTCGCAAGAAGATCGCCGGGAGCACCGAGCGTCCCCGGCTGGTTGTCTACCGCTCGAACCTGCACGTCTACGCCCAGATCGTGGACGACGCCACCGGTGCCACGCTTGTTGCCACCTCCACCCTTGCCATCGGCAAGGCCCAGGCCGGAGCGCACTGCAACAAGGCCGGGGCGGAACTGGTGGGCAAGGAAATCGCGCGTCTTGCTGGCGAAAAGAGCATCAAGCGCGTGGTGTTCGACCGTAACGGCTACCTGTATCACGGGCGCATCAAGGCTGTTGCCGACGGTGCCCGTGAGGGCGGCCTGGAATTCTAA
- the rpsE gene encoding 30S ribosomal protein S5, translating to MEQNEFGLVEKIVYLNRVAKVVKGGRRFSFSALVVVGDAKGAVGFGLGKAQEVPEALRKATERAKKDMVQIPLVDGTLPYEILGEFGAGCVMLKPASKGTGIIAGGAVRAVMEAVGVTDVLAKAIGTNNPHNVLRATMAGLTSLRSAEYVSQLRGMKLEAPRK from the coding sequence ATGGAACAGAATGAGTTCGGGTTGGTAGAGAAGATCGTCTACCTTAACCGAGTTGCCAAGGTTGTGAAGGGCGGTCGCCGCTTCAGCTTCAGCGCCCTCGTTGTCGTGGGCGACGCCAAGGGTGCCGTGGGCTTCGGCCTCGGCAAGGCCCAGGAAGTGCCGGAAGCCCTGCGCAAGGCCACCGAACGCGCGAAGAAGGACATGGTCCAGATTCCGCTGGTGGACGGCACCCTTCCGTACGAAATCCTGGGCGAGTTCGGCGCCGGCTGCGTAATGCTGAAGCCCGCCTCCAAGGGTACCGGCATCATCGCCGGTGGTGCGGTGCGCGCCGTCATGGAAGCCGTGGGCGTGACCGACGTGCTTGCCAAGGCCATCGGCACCAACAACCCGCACAACGTGCTGCGCGCCACCATGGCGGGGCTTACCTCGCTGCGCAGCGCCGAGTACGTGAGCCAGCTTCGCGGCATGAAGCTCGAAGCGCCCAGAAAGTAG
- the rpmD gene encoding 50S ribosomal protein L30 yields the protein MIKVKLVRSWIGCKPKQRKVLDALGLRKIRCEKSFEDNAAIRGMIAEVKHLVEVSE from the coding sequence ATGATCAAGGTGAAGCTCGTACGCAGCTGGATCGGCTGCAAACCCAAGCAGCGCAAGGTTCTTGACGCGCTTGGCCTGCGAAAGATCCGTTGCGAGAAGTCGTTTGAGGACAATGCCGCCATTCGCGGCATGATCGCCGAAGTCAAGCACCTGGTCGAGGTCAGTGAATAA
- the rplO gene encoding 50S ribosomal protein L15, with product MRLHELYPFAEERASRKRVGRGSGSGLGCTSGKGNKGQNARAGGGVRPGFEGGQMPLQRRLPKRGFKNAPFKATYEVINLDRLVASFEGKTDITLEDIYARGLCKAGASVKILGVGEVSVALTVEAHKFSASAAEKIRNAGGEAKALEG from the coding sequence ATGAGACTGCACGAACTCTATCCGTTCGCCGAGGAACGGGCATCGCGCAAGCGCGTGGGCCGCGGTTCCGGTTCGGGGCTCGGCTGCACCTCCGGCAAGGGTAACAAGGGCCAGAACGCCCGCGCAGGCGGCGGCGTCCGCCCCGGTTTCGAAGGCGGCCAGATGCCGCTGCAGCGTCGTCTGCCCAAGCGCGGCTTCAAGAACGCCCCCTTCAAGGCCACCTACGAAGTGATCAACCTTGATCGCCTTGTGGCGTCCTTTGAGGGCAAGACCGACATCACGCTGGAAGACATCTACGCGCGCGGCCTGTGCAAGGCCGGCGCCTCGGTGAAGATCCTTGGCGTGGGCGAAGTCAGCGTGGCCCTTACGGTGGAAGCGCACAAGTTCAGCGCCTCCGCCGCCGAAAAGATCCGCAACGCCGGTGGCGAAGCCAAGGCACTGGAAGGGTAA
- the secY gene encoding preprotein translocase subunit SecY: protein MALSGVENLARLPELRKKLFWTFLLLAAYRIGVHVPVPGVDSGALADFFASVQNTLFGLFDMFSGGGLRNLSVFALGIMPYISASIIIQLLQVVSPELKRMAKEEGAAGRRKITQYTRYATVLITVIQGFGIAVGLENMHSPAGAPVVLDAGWAFRMITIATLTAGTVLIMWLGEQITEKGIGNGISLIIFSGIVAGIPGGIVKSGQLIKAGDMSVFTAILVLALMAVVLGCIVFMERGQRRIPIHYAKRQVGRKMFGGQSTHLPLRINTAGVIPPIFASSLLLFPATIASFSANETLQRVAAWFAPHTVMYNILFISLIVFFCFFYTAIIFDPKDIAENLKKGGGFIPGIRPGDKTRQYIDRVLTRMTIWGAIYISAICVLPMILIAQFNVPFYFGGTSVLILVGVAMDFMSQVESHLISRQYEGLMNKTRIKGRQ, encoded by the coding sequence GTGGCGCTTAGTGGTGTAGAAAACCTGGCGCGTCTGCCGGAGCTTCGCAAGAAGCTCTTCTGGACGTTCCTGTTGCTGGCCGCATACCGCATCGGGGTTCACGTCCCGGTTCCCGGGGTGGATTCCGGAGCGCTGGCCGACTTCTTCGCCAGCGTCCAGAACACCCTTTTCGGCCTCTTCGACATGTTCTCCGGGGGCGGGCTCCGCAATCTGTCGGTGTTCGCCCTCGGCATCATGCCCTACATCTCTGCCTCCATCATCATCCAGCTTCTCCAGGTCGTCAGTCCTGAACTGAAGCGGATGGCCAAGGAGGAAGGGGCGGCGGGCCGCCGCAAGATCACCCAGTACACCCGGTACGCCACGGTGCTCATCACCGTGATCCAGGGCTTCGGCATCGCCGTGGGCCTGGAGAACATGCACAGCCCCGCGGGCGCGCCCGTGGTGCTGGATGCTGGCTGGGCCTTCCGGATGATCACCATCGCAACCCTTACCGCCGGTACCGTGCTGATCATGTGGCTTGGCGAGCAGATTACCGAGAAGGGCATCGGCAACGGCATTTCGCTGATCATCTTCTCGGGCATCGTCGCCGGTATTCCCGGCGGCATCGTCAAGTCCGGCCAGCTCATCAAGGCCGGCGACATGAGCGTGTTCACGGCGATTCTGGTGCTGGCGCTGATGGCGGTGGTGCTTGGCTGCATCGTGTTCATGGAACGCGGGCAGCGGCGCATCCCCATCCATTACGCCAAACGACAGGTTGGCCGTAAGATGTTCGGCGGGCAGAGCACGCATCTGCCGTTGCGCATCAATACGGCGGGCGTCATTCCGCCCATCTTCGCCTCGTCGCTGCTGCTGTTCCCCGCGACCATCGCCAGCTTCTCGGCCAACGAGACGCTTCAGCGAGTGGCCGCGTGGTTCGCGCCGCACACGGTGATGTACAACATCCTGTTCATCAGCCTCATCGTGTTCTTCTGCTTCTTCTACACGGCGATCATCTTCGACCCGAAGGACATCGCCGAAAACCTGAAGAAGGGCGGTGGGTTCATTCCCGGCATCCGCCCCGGGGACAAGACCCGGCAGTACATCGACAGGGTGCTTACCCGGATGACCATCTGGGGAGCCATCTACATATCCGCTATCTGCGTCCTGCCCATGATCCTCATCGCGCAGTTCAACGTGCCGTTCTACTTCGGCGGCACCAGCGTGCTGATTCTCGTGGGCGTGGCCATGGACTTCATGTCCCAGGTGGAATCGCACCTGATCTCACGGCAGTACGAGGGTCTCATGAACAAGACCCGCATCAAGGGACGGCAGTGA